In Oreochromis aureus strain Israel breed Guangdong linkage group 20, ZZ_aureus, whole genome shotgun sequence, the following are encoded in one genomic region:
- the ubiad1 gene encoding ubiA prenyltransferase domain-containing protein 1, protein MAKEQKQSRAETFLLAGSNGHNGQQWATGMSNSVQNHPPPANKMSRMARVASHVRHKCAAYVLALRPWSFSASLTPVALGSALAYKLDGSVDLVVLMVCAVAVLVVHGAGNLVNTYYDFSKGIDHKKSDDRTLVDEILAPQDVVMFGALLYSLGCLCATLLFFLSTLRLEHLALIYFGGLSSSFLYTGGIGLKYVALGDVVILITFGPLAVMFAHAVQVGYLSVLPLVYAVPLALNTEAILHSNNTRDMDSDKQAGIVTLAILIGPMLSYVLYNLLLFVPYVLFCILATRYTISMALPLLTLPMAFSLEKQFRSRCYAKIPQKTAKLNLLMGLFYVFGIILAPSGSLPLL, encoded by the exons ATGGCCaaagagcagaaacaaagcagggCGGAAACGTTTTTACTTGCAGGGTCAAATGGTCATAATGGCCAGCAATGGGCAACTGGTATGAGTAACTCTGTGCAAAATCATCCTCCACCTGCTAACAAAATGTCAAGGATGGCCCGCGTTGCCTCGCATGTGAGGCACAAGTGTGCTGCCTATGTGCTAGCATTGAGGCCATGGAGCTTCAGCGCCTCACTTACGCCCGTGGCCCTCGGCAGCGCCTTGGCGTACAAACTGGATGGCTCTGTGGACTTGGTCGTTCTGATGGTGTGTGCTGTGGCTGTCCTCGTGGTTCACGGGGCGGGTAACCTTGTAAACACCTACTATGACTTCTCCAAAGGGATTGACCACAAGAAGAGTGATGATAGGACTCTTGTGGACGAAATCCTGGCGCCACAGGATGTTGTTATGTTTGGCGCTTTGTTATATTCTCTGGGGTGCTTGTGTGCCACTCTGCTTTTCTTCCTGTCTACGCTGAGGCTGGAGCACCTAGCCCTAATTTACTTTGGGGGTCTCTCCAGCTCCTTCTTATACACTGGTG gcATCGGCCTCAAGTATGTGGCCCTGGGAGACGTAGTCATCCTCATTACCTTCGGCCCACTGGCGGTCATGTTTGCCCACGCGGTGCAGGTCGGGTACCTCTCCGTGCTCCCGTTGGTGTATGCCGTCCCGCTGGCCCTCAACACAGAAGCTATCCTCCACAGCAACAACACGAGAGACATGGACTCTGACAAGCAAGCGGGGATTGTCACCCTGGCCATCCTCATTGGACCTATGCTGTCTTACGTCCTCTACAACCTCCTGCTCTTTGTCCCTTACGTGCTCTTTTGCATCCTCGCCACCCGTTACACCATCAGCATGGCACTGCCTCTGCTCACGCTGCCCATGGCCTTCTCCCTGGAGAAGCAGTTCAGGAGCCGATGCTACGCCAAGATCCCCCAGAAAACAGCCAAGCTCAACCTCCTGATGGGACTTTTCTATGTATTCGGGATCATTCTGGCTCCTTCTGGCAGCCTGCCattactgtga